One stretch of Natronobacterium gregoryi SP2 DNA includes these proteins:
- a CDS encoding NADPH-dependent FMN reductase, which produces MTKTPTVVAVSGSLRAESYTRTALQYVLGAAAEAGAETTLLDLREYDLPVYDPDVDEQGDGREVKRLVREADALALGTPVYHSSYSGALKNVHDYCGWDEYEDTTVGLLATAGGDSYGSTLEHLRMTVRGVHGWVLPHQVGIRNASSRFVDESDAIDGRAFEEDDLQERVEKLGQMLVEYAFIEPDVSTPRAEADD; this is translated from the coding sequence ATGACGAAGACGCCGACGGTGGTTGCCGTCTCCGGGAGCCTCCGTGCCGAGAGCTACACTCGAACCGCCCTCCAGTACGTCCTCGGGGCCGCAGCCGAGGCAGGTGCAGAAACGACGCTGCTCGACCTGCGCGAGTACGACCTCCCCGTCTACGATCCCGACGTCGACGAGCAGGGCGATGGCCGCGAGGTAAAGCGGCTGGTCCGCGAGGCCGACGCCCTCGCGCTCGGCACGCCGGTCTACCACAGCTCTTACTCGGGCGCACTGAAGAACGTCCACGACTACTGTGGGTGGGACGAGTACGAGGACACCACCGTCGGACTGCTCGCAACCGCCGGCGGCGACAGCTACGGCTCGACGCTCGAACACCTCCGTATGACGGTTCGGGGCGTCCACGGCTGGGTGCTCCCCCACCAAGTCGGAATCCGCAACGCCTCAAGTCGCTTCGTCGACGAGTCGGACGCGATCGACGGCCGGGCGTTCGAGGAGGACGATCTGCAGGAACGCGTCGAGAAGCTTGGTCAGATGCTCGTGGAGTATGCGTTCATCGAACCCGACGTGAGCACGCCTCGAGCGGAAGCCGACGACTGA
- a CDS encoding GNAT family N-acetyltransferase — MTDSKPYDEERIILVAVEDGEFAGFVYAKREQTVPTFQRSYDLHVIEVYVREASRQQGVASELLAAVESREKARECEWASVVVHVDNHTAQSLYEDHGFDVKRKFFAKRLE; from the coding sequence ATGACTGACAGTAAACCGTATGACGAGGAGCGAATTATTCTCGTGGCCGTCGAGGACGGGGAGTTCGCCGGGTTCGTCTACGCGAAACGGGAGCAGACGGTGCCCACGTTCCAGCGGAGCTACGACCTCCACGTCATCGAAGTCTACGTGCGCGAGGCGTCGCGCCAGCAGGGGGTCGCGTCCGAACTGCTAGCTGCGGTCGAATCCCGGGAGAAAGCACGGGAGTGTGAGTGGGCGTCGGTCGTGGTCCACGTCGACAACCACACAGCACAGTCGCTGTACGAGGACCACGGGTTCGACGTGAAACGAAAATTCTTCGCAAAACGGCTCGAGTAG
- a CDS encoding GIY-YIG nuclease family protein, giving the protein MADDHAVYVLECADGSLYTGYTTDLERRVAEHDDGDGAKYTRGRTPVELVYHERYESRSAAMSREYEIKQLSRREKERLVGLETSD; this is encoded by the coding sequence ATGGCCGATGACCACGCTGTCTACGTCCTCGAGTGTGCCGACGGTTCCCTCTACACCGGCTACACGACCGACCTCGAGCGACGCGTCGCCGAACACGACGACGGCGACGGCGCGAAGTACACTCGCGGCCGAACGCCGGTCGAACTCGTCTACCACGAACGCTACGAGAGTCGCTCGGCGGCGATGTCCCGCGAGTACGAGATCAAACAGCTGAGTCGCCGGGAGAAAGAACGGCTGGTCGGACTCGAGACAAGTGACTAG
- a CDS encoding DUF7563 family protein codes for MPKCDHCDAHVSERFARVFADEHGEIHACISCSANAGIAEVARERARGI; via the coding sequence ATGCCCAAGTGTGACCACTGCGACGCGCACGTTTCCGAGCGCTTCGCGCGCGTGTTCGCCGACGAACACGGCGAGATCCACGCGTGTATCAGTTGCTCGGCCAATGCGGGGATCGCGGAAGTCGCGAGAGAGCGTGCTCGCGGCATATAA
- a CDS encoding DUF1931 family protein: MADLIVKAAVKEALDDKNVASDFYEALDEEVDELLEDAARRAEANDRKTVQPRDL; this comes from the coding sequence ATGGCAGATCTTATCGTCAAAGCCGCCGTTAAGGAAGCGCTCGATGACAAGAACGTCGCTTCGGACTTCTACGAAGCACTCGACGAAGAGGTTGACGAACTGCTCGAGGACGCCGCTCGACGCGCCGAGGCCAACGACCGGAAGACGGTCCAGCCTCGCGACCTGTAA
- the fni gene encoding type 2 isopentenyl-diphosphate Delta-isomerase, whose amino-acid sequence MPETSDRKDDHIRIIEEEDVETSGAGFADIDLVHEALPEVHRDEIDTTTTLFGHELAAPIVIESMTGGHPNTTKINRALAEAAQKTNVAMGVGSQRAGLELDDEELIESYAVVRDVAPDAFLYGNVGAAQLLEYDVADVEEAVEMIEADAIAVHLNFLQEAIQPEGDVDARGCLEAIERVADGLSVPVIVKETGNGIAGETAQRLADAGVDAIDVAGQGGTTWSGIESHRAAAVGADRQEEVGRLFRAWGVPTAVSAYEAAQVHDTVVASGGVRSGLDVAKAIALGAQAGGLAKPFLGPAGQGTDAVVDLIETLELELRTAMFVTGSASIDELRETEYVVLGRTKQYIEQRSH is encoded by the coding sequence ATGCCCGAGACATCCGACAGGAAAGACGACCATATCCGTATCATCGAGGAAGAAGACGTCGAGACCTCAGGGGCCGGCTTCGCCGACATCGACCTCGTTCACGAGGCGCTCCCGGAGGTCCATCGAGACGAGATCGACACGACGACGACGCTGTTCGGGCACGAACTCGCGGCCCCGATCGTCATCGAGAGCATGACGGGCGGCCACCCGAACACGACGAAGATCAACCGGGCACTCGCCGAGGCGGCCCAGAAAACCAACGTCGCGATGGGCGTCGGGAGCCAGCGGGCCGGCCTCGAGTTAGACGACGAGGAGCTAATCGAGTCCTACGCCGTCGTCCGCGACGTGGCACCCGATGCCTTCCTCTATGGTAACGTCGGTGCAGCCCAACTGCTCGAGTACGACGTCGCAGATGTCGAGGAAGCCGTCGAGATGATCGAGGCCGACGCCATCGCCGTCCATCTCAACTTCCTCCAGGAGGCGATTCAGCCCGAGGGTGACGTCGACGCTCGCGGTTGCCTCGAGGCGATCGAACGCGTTGCGGACGGGCTTTCTGTCCCGGTGATCGTCAAGGAGACCGGCAACGGTATCGCCGGGGAGACAGCCCAGCGGCTCGCAGACGCTGGCGTCGACGCCATCGACGTCGCCGGGCAGGGTGGAACGACTTGGTCGGGCATCGAGTCCCATCGCGCCGCCGCGGTTGGTGCCGATCGACAGGAGGAGGTCGGACGACTGTTCCGTGCCTGGGGCGTTCCGACGGCGGTCAGCGCCTACGAGGCCGCGCAGGTCCACGACACCGTCGTCGCCAGCGGCGGCGTCCGATCTGGACTCGACGTCGCAAAGGCGATCGCCCTCGGAGCACAGGCGGGTGGACTCGCCAAGCCGTTCCTCGGACCGGCCGGCCAGGGCACTGATGCAGTCGTCGATTTGATCGAGACACTCGAACTCGAGTTGCGGACCGCGATGTTCGTCACCGGATCGGCCTCGATCGACGAACTCCGTGAGACGGAGTACGTCGTGCTCGGTCGGACAAAGCAGTACATAGAACAGCGCAGTCACTAG
- the rpiA gene encoding ribose-5-phosphate isomerase RpiA, whose translation MKTEGGTPAAKRRAGERAAEEVEDGFVVGLGTGSTTASAIEAIGEAVADGLEVQGIPTSFQSRQLALEVGIQLTTLEAVETVDLAIDGADQIVDDPGSSAHGTLIKGGGAAHAREKLVDAAADRFVVVADPSKLTDRLERSVPLEVLPDAYTVVTARVHELGGEPTLREAKRKDGPVVTDNGNLVLDCEFGAIADPEELAATLSSVPGVVEHGLFVDLADATYVGLEEGTGDADGEGLAVREY comes from the coding sequence ATGAAGACTGAGGGTGGCACCCCGGCAGCGAAACGGCGTGCCGGCGAACGCGCCGCCGAAGAAGTCGAGGACGGCTTCGTCGTCGGTCTCGGAACCGGCTCGACGACCGCCTCCGCCATCGAAGCGATCGGCGAGGCAGTCGCCGACGGCCTCGAGGTGCAGGGCATTCCCACTTCCTTCCAGTCCCGACAGCTCGCACTCGAAGTCGGCATCCAACTGACGACGCTCGAGGCCGTCGAGACGGTCGATCTCGCGATCGACGGCGCTGACCAGATCGTCGACGATCCCGGATCGTCGGCCCACGGCACACTGATCAAGGGCGGCGGCGCAGCGCACGCTCGCGAGAAACTCGTCGACGCGGCGGCCGACCGGTTCGTCGTCGTCGCTGACCCCTCGAAGCTCACGGACCGACTCGAGCGGTCGGTACCACTCGAGGTGTTGCCGGACGCCTACACCGTCGTCACGGCTCGGGTTCACGAACTGGGCGGCGAACCGACGCTCAGAGAGGCCAAGCGAAAGGACGGTCCGGTCGTGACGGACAACGGCAACCTGGTACTGGACTGTGAGTTCGGAGCGATCGCCGATCCCGAGGAACTGGCCGCGACGCTCTCGAGCGTTCCGGGCGTCGTCGAGCACGGACTCTTCGTCGACCTGGCGGACGCGACCTACGTCGGCCTCGAGGAGGGTACCGGCGACGCGGACGGGGAAGGTCTCGCGGTTCGGGAGTACTGA
- a CDS encoding S26 family signal peptidase, which yields MTDPRTDDPPSSTGTDSLSVLARDVVTVVAVVAVVAALLFGISGIWPPFVAIESGSMEPNAEVGDLVFVVDEERFAPDLAVADTGVVPASTGANDGHETFGEPGDVIVFAPDGDPAKTPVIHRAHYWVEDGENWVETSANEEYLAGHDCEDLPSCPAPHDGFVTKGDANGAYDQAVEYQYADTNVVASDWIVGKASVRLPWLGHVRLLFGSLVAGVSALAAFGVGPSIRR from the coding sequence ATGACTGATCCCCGCACCGACGACCCTCCCAGTTCGACGGGGACGGATTCGCTTTCTGTCCTCGCTCGAGATGTCGTCACCGTTGTCGCGGTTGTCGCGGTCGTCGCTGCCCTGCTGTTCGGGATCAGTGGCATCTGGCCGCCGTTCGTTGCGATCGAGAGTGGAAGCATGGAGCCAAACGCCGAGGTCGGCGATCTCGTCTTCGTCGTCGACGAAGAGCGATTCGCGCCAGACCTCGCGGTCGCAGACACCGGCGTCGTCCCGGCCTCGACAGGCGCAAACGACGGCCACGAGACGTTCGGCGAACCCGGCGACGTGATCGTCTTCGCGCCCGACGGCGATCCGGCGAAGACGCCGGTCATCCACCGCGCTCACTACTGGGTCGAGGACGGCGAGAACTGGGTCGAGACGTCGGCGAACGAGGAATACCTTGCCGGACACGACTGCGAGGACCTACCGTCCTGTCCCGCGCCCCACGACGGGTTCGTGACGAAAGGCGACGCCAACGGTGCCTACGATCAGGCAGTCGAGTACCAGTATGCCGATACGAACGTCGTTGCATCCGACTGGATCGTCGGTAAAGCCTCCGTCCGACTCCCGTGGCTCGGCCACGTCCGACTCCTGTTTGGATCGTTGGTCGCGGGAGTGAGTGCGCTGGCTGCGTTCGGCGTTGGCCCGTCGATCCGTCGGTGA
- a CDS encoding ABC transporter ATP-binding protein encodes METGTAVRLEDVRKTYELGEPVHALDGVSLSVPRSSYTAIMGPSGSGKSTLMNLVGCLDTPTDGTVVVDGTDVTTLSDRERTSLRGTEVGFVFQTFNLMPRLTALENVALPQLFQGIDRSARRERARDLLARVGLADREDHLPSELSGGQRQRVALARALVNDPALVLADEPSGNLDTETEADVLDLFAEFHEAGTTMLVVTHERHVAERAERIVHLLDGTIERIEDLEGAGADATPGPLGESDRKVEDDS; translated from the coding sequence ATGGAGACGGGGACGGCAGTGCGCCTCGAGGATGTCCGCAAGACCTACGAACTCGGCGAGCCGGTGCACGCGCTCGACGGCGTCTCGCTGTCGGTGCCACGGAGTTCGTACACGGCGATCATGGGGCCGAGCGGTTCCGGGAAGTCGACGTTGATGAATCTCGTCGGCTGTCTGGACACGCCAACTGACGGAACGGTCGTCGTCGACGGTACCGACGTGACGACCCTCTCCGATCGCGAGCGGACCAGTCTCCGGGGAACCGAGGTAGGATTCGTCTTCCAGACGTTCAACCTGATGCCGCGGCTGACGGCCCTCGAGAACGTCGCACTCCCGCAGTTGTTCCAGGGGATCGATAGGTCGGCGCGTCGCGAACGAGCGCGCGACCTGCTTGCCCGCGTCGGGCTCGCAGACCGCGAGGACCACCTCCCCAGCGAGCTCTCGGGCGGCCAGCGCCAGCGAGTCGCGCTGGCTCGAGCACTGGTGAACGACCCGGCGCTCGTGCTGGCGGACGAACCCTCGGGAAACCTCGATACCGAGACCGAAGCCGACGTCCTCGACCTCTTCGCGGAGTTTCACGAGGCCGGAACGACGATGCTCGTCGTCACCCACGAACGTCACGTCGCCGAACGCGCCGAGCGGATCGTCCACCTCCTCGACGGAACGATCGAACGAATCGAGGACCTCGAGGGGGCTGGCGCGGACGCGACGCCAGGACCGTTGGGCGAGTCCGATCGAAAAGTGGAGGACGACAGCTAA
- a CDS encoding ABC transporter permease has product MDPLEHLRLAWRSIRGHKLRSTLTTLGVVIGIAAVIVFVTLGASLQAGIVGDISPDDQRNLYGWAADPDTEGGPLAGAQPVVSDADLETVEDLEAVEAAYGYATIQSQGLSDSEEEVAQGDGVIASGPSYVREGSLAEGRQFEMGEREAVINPAAAGQFEENVTVGDELEITFLGGLRATVEVVGITDTSEGLSPFEGFESSPRVYVPTDPYYAEQAGGLDLGIGAGDGDDVGIGSDDGDGETRFLAVVVEAQSAAQADVDAARDATAAYLESDESDASEFLDDDLAVTFQTSTELLQQLQDVLDLLQNFIVGIAAISLVVGSIGIANIMLVSVTERTREIGIMKAVGAQNRDVLGLFLTEAIVLGVVGAILGTALGLAAGYLGAWYIDLPLVYPYEYVALAIAVGILVGVASGLYPAWRAARTDPIDALRHE; this is encoded by the coding sequence ATGGACCCACTCGAGCACCTTCGGCTGGCGTGGCGCTCCATTCGGGGGCACAAACTCCGGTCGACGCTGACGACGCTGGGTGTCGTGATCGGAATCGCCGCCGTCATCGTCTTCGTCACCCTGGGTGCGAGTCTGCAGGCCGGCATCGTCGGCGACATCAGTCCGGACGACCAGCGCAACCTCTACGGCTGGGCTGCCGACCCCGACACCGAGGGCGGCCCGCTCGCGGGCGCACAACCCGTCGTCAGCGACGCCGACCTCGAGACAGTCGAGGACCTCGAGGCAGTCGAGGCCGCCTACGGCTACGCGACGATCCAGAGCCAGGGACTCTCCGACAGCGAAGAGGAAGTCGCCCAGGGCGACGGGGTGATCGCGTCCGGCCCCTCCTACGTTCGCGAGGGGAGTCTCGCGGAGGGCAGACAGTTCGAGATGGGCGAACGCGAGGCCGTGATCAATCCGGCCGCAGCAGGACAGTTCGAAGAGAACGTCACCGTCGGCGACGAACTCGAGATCACGTTCCTCGGCGGTCTGAGAGCGACCGTCGAGGTGGTGGGGATCACGGACACCTCCGAGGGGTTGAGTCCGTTCGAGGGATTCGAGTCTTCACCGCGTGTCTACGTTCCGACCGATCCCTATTACGCCGAGCAAGCCGGTGGACTCGACCTGGGAATCGGTGCTGGTGATGGAGACGACGTGGGCATCGGCAGTGACGACGGCGACGGCGAGACGCGCTTTCTCGCCGTCGTCGTCGAGGCCCAGTCTGCCGCCCAGGCGGACGTCGACGCCGCTCGTGACGCCACGGCCGCCTACCTCGAGAGCGACGAGTCGGACGCGAGCGAGTTTCTGGACGACGATCTCGCCGTCACCTTCCAGACGAGCACGGAGTTGCTCCAACAGCTACAGGACGTGCTCGACCTGCTCCAGAACTTCATCGTCGGTATCGCGGCCATCTCGCTGGTCGTCGGCTCGATCGGCATCGCGAACATCATGCTGGTCTCGGTCACCGAGCGGACTCGCGAGATCGGGATTATGAAAGCCGTCGGCGCGCAGAATCGTGACGTTCTTGGGCTCTTTCTCACGGAGGCGATCGTTCTCGGTGTGGTTGGCGCGATTCTCGGGACGGCACTAGGACTCGCCGCGGGCTATCTCGGCGCGTGGTACATCGACCTCCCGCTGGTCTACCCCTACGAGTACGTCGCGCTTGCGATCGCCGTGGGCATCCTCGTGGGCGTCGCCTCAGGACTGTACCCCGCCTGGCGCGCGGCGCGAACGGACCCGATCGACGCGCTCAGACACGAATGA
- a CDS encoding AI-2E family transporter, protein MVTSTNGGPRDSRPGSEESGVTETGTRRYVLAGVVTALGVLTGAILLEVLGTILFALTVAYVLLPVKDWLTRRGLSEWVAAVTATLVGFGGVIAVFSPIFVTLYFRVEDVITVIESLPQEVPVTVLEETYVVDAVEIQALAVSYLREFAVAIASSLPVLAIKFALFVILLFAILLRGDAAGRAAIAPVPLEYRDDVYALARRARETLYAIYVLQLATSGATFIIGYPLFWTLGYEMAFTLALFAAILQFVPIIGPSLLIAPIALYHVVAGEMIAAILIGVLGITLVAWFPDVGVRPRLARHSAGLPGSLYFVGFTGGLFTLGAIGIVVGPLIVAVFVEAVDLLADEVNGDAGFAELADVDPDDTLTVEGDSDADSTAGPDGDSGPESTTAESESRTVD, encoded by the coding sequence GTGGTAACGAGCACGAACGGCGGGCCCCGGGATTCGAGGCCGGGCTCCGAGGAATCCGGCGTGACTGAGACGGGTACTCGCCGGTACGTTCTGGCAGGTGTCGTCACCGCACTCGGTGTCCTCACCGGTGCGATCCTGCTCGAGGTTCTCGGAACGATTCTGTTTGCCCTGACGGTCGCGTACGTCCTGTTACCGGTCAAAGACTGGCTGACCAGGCGCGGCCTCTCTGAGTGGGTGGCGGCCGTGACTGCGACTCTCGTCGGGTTCGGTGGCGTGATCGCGGTCTTCTCGCCGATTTTCGTCACACTCTATTTCCGGGTCGAAGACGTGATCACGGTCATCGAGAGCCTCCCACAGGAGGTTCCGGTGACAGTGCTCGAGGAGACCTACGTCGTCGATGCAGTCGAGATCCAGGCGCTTGCGGTCTCGTATCTCCGGGAGTTTGCAGTTGCGATTGCCTCGTCGTTGCCGGTGCTCGCGATCAAGTTTGCGTTGTTCGTTATTCTGTTGTTCGCGATCCTGCTGAGAGGCGACGCTGCAGGGAGGGCTGCGATCGCACCAGTTCCACTCGAGTACAGGGACGACGTTTACGCCCTGGCTCGTCGCGCCCGTGAGACGCTGTACGCGATATACGTCCTGCAACTTGCGACCTCCGGCGCAACGTTCATCATTGGCTACCCGCTGTTCTGGACGCTGGGGTACGAGATGGCGTTCACGCTCGCGCTCTTTGCCGCCATTCTGCAGTTCGTCCCGATTATCGGTCCAAGCTTGCTGATCGCTCCTATCGCGCTCTATCACGTTGTGGCGGGTGAGATGATCGCCGCGATCCTGATCGGCGTTCTCGGAATCACGCTCGTCGCCTGGTTCCCCGACGTCGGCGTCCGACCCCGTCTCGCTCGCCACTCCGCGGGGCTGCCTGGGAGCCTCTACTTCGTCGGGTTTACGGGCGGTCTCTTCACGCTGGGGGCAATCGGGATCGTCGTCGGACCGCTGATCGTGGCTGTCTTCGTCGAGGCCGTCGACCTCCTCGCCGACGAAGTCAACGGAGACGCCGGATTCGCAGAACTCGCCGACGTAGACCCCGACGACACGCTCACGGTAGAGGGTGACTCAGACGCAGATAGCACCGCCGGTCCGGACGGCGATTCCGGACCCGAATCGACTACAGCAGAATCCGAGTCACGGACTGTCGACTAG
- a CDS encoding LLM class flavin-dependent oxidoreductase, which produces MHLGLVVPRIASHDPTDLAVDAEELGYDSVWMGELWGTSSVVKLTEIATRTESIELGTAIVNVFSRSPGVLAMTAATLDRVADGRVSLGLGTSTPTAIENVHGMGFERPIRRSHETIAVVSRILGDDDPVSYEGELISVTDVPPLDETVPIYQAALGPANRRVVGRLCDGWIPHNIPFTTLDDAFEVVADAARERNRDPAEITVAPYVPVAVSEDPEEAYDAVRGHVAYYAGSAAGYRNAIATVFSDRVEAVAEAWQAGDRDGATGLVTDEMVDELGVAGTPGCAREKLRALVSESVVDRPLLTIPEQAADEIAVSTIEAFAPLSSNSSRH; this is translated from the coding sequence ATGCACCTCGGCCTGGTCGTTCCACGCATCGCCTCGCACGATCCGACGGACCTCGCGGTCGACGCGGAGGAACTCGGCTACGACTCCGTCTGGATGGGTGAACTCTGGGGAACGAGTTCGGTGGTGAAACTCACCGAGATCGCGACGCGGACCGAGTCGATCGAACTCGGCACTGCGATCGTCAACGTCTTCTCGCGCAGCCCCGGCGTCCTCGCGATGACGGCTGCAACGCTCGATCGCGTCGCCGACGGCCGCGTCTCCCTCGGTCTGGGGACGAGTACGCCGACGGCCATCGAGAACGTCCACGGAATGGGCTTCGAGCGTCCGATCCGGCGTTCTCACGAGACGATCGCGGTCGTCAGCCGTATCCTCGGCGACGACGATCCCGTCTCCTACGAGGGCGAACTGATCTCGGTTACCGACGTCCCGCCGCTGGATGAGACAGTCCCGATCTATCAGGCGGCGCTGGGGCCAGCAAACCGCCGCGTCGTGGGCCGACTCTGCGACGGCTGGATTCCGCACAATATTCCGTTTACCACGCTCGACGACGCGTTCGAGGTCGTTGCCGACGCCGCTCGAGAGCGCAATCGCGACCCTGCGGAGATCACGGTCGCTCCCTACGTTCCAGTCGCGGTGAGCGAGGACCCCGAGGAGGCGTACGATGCAGTTCGGGGCCACGTCGCTTACTACGCCGGTAGCGCCGCGGGGTACCGGAACGCGATCGCGACGGTGTTTTCCGATCGAGTCGAAGCGGTTGCCGAGGCCTGGCAGGCCGGCGATCGGGACGGGGCCACGGGGCTCGTCACTGACGAAATGGTCGACGAACTCGGCGTCGCAGGCACTCCGGGGTGCGCACGCGAGAAACTCCGAGCGCTCGTTTCGGAGTCTGTCGTCGATCGACCGTTGCTCACGATCCCCGAACAGGCCGCCGACGAGATTGCCGTATCGACGATCGAGGCGTTCGCACCGTTAAGTTCGAACTCCAGTCGCCACTGA
- a CDS encoding enoyl-CoA hydratase/isomerase family protein yields the protein MSTYENLSVDRDDGVATVTLESSAGRNALTLEMANELASVASTLGDDPEVRCIVLTHEGPFFGSGADLSQLEGDAADAPRLRELASRAHEAIVHFHRTETPVVGGVNGTAAGIGFSFALIPDLLVLGEDATLQFAYPSIGLTGDGGSTFFLPRLVGLRTAKEIVLRDEPIGPEEAVALGLATEVAPAGEFDERLEEVATELADGPTQALGALTRLLTDSYAHGLESHLAAEADALADAARTEDYERGLEAFFGDDEPEFVGR from the coding sequence ATGTCGACCTACGAAAACCTGTCCGTCGACCGTGACGACGGCGTCGCGACGGTAACGCTCGAGAGCAGTGCGGGCCGGAACGCGCTCACCCTCGAGATGGCGAACGAACTCGCCTCGGTCGCCTCGACGCTCGGCGACGACCCCGAGGTACGGTGTATCGTCCTCACCCACGAGGGACCCTTTTTCGGCTCCGGTGCCGACCTCTCGCAACTCGAGGGCGACGCCGCCGACGCGCCGCGGCTCCGCGAACTGGCAAGCCGCGCCCACGAGGCGATCGTTCACTTCCACCGGACCGAGACGCCGGTCGTCGGCGGCGTGAACGGAACCGCGGCCGGGATCGGCTTCAGCTTCGCGCTGATCCCGGACCTGCTCGTCCTCGGCGAGGACGCGACGCTCCAGTTCGCTTACCCGAGTATCGGGCTCACCGGCGACGGTGGCTCGACGTTCTTCCTCCCGCGACTGGTCGGGCTCCGGACCGCGAAAGAGATCGTCCTCCGGGACGAGCCGATCGGCCCCGAGGAGGCCGTCGCGCTCGGACTGGCCACCGAGGTCGCGCCCGCTGGCGAGTTCGACGAGCGCCTCGAGGAGGTCGCGACGGAACTGGCCGACGGCCCGACGCAGGCGCTCGGCGCACTGACGCGGCTGTTGACCGACAGCTACGCACACGGACTCGAGAGCCACCTCGCAGCCGAAGCCGATGCCCTCGCGGACGCCGCCCGGACGGAAGATTACGAACGGGGACTCGAGGCGTTCTTCGGCGACGACGAACCCGAGTTCGTCGGGCGCTAG
- a CDS encoding acyl-CoA dehydrogenase family protein — MELTDEQELVRDTVREFVANEVGEDVRELDDRQEFPEDIWDGLAELDFTGMTVPEEYGGLDVDEVTYSIVNEELAYGHLAVATALSVHCLATSCIRQFGSEEHKAKWLPEMVDGRPVGAFALSEPHAGSNPAEMNTEARLDEDAGEYVVNGKKQWITNGERAGVVILFAKTDRDDPDTVTQFLVPKDVEGLEVGKKEDKLGLRASDTTTLLFDDVRIPAENRLTEVGKGLKAAFSILTGGRIAIASQAVGVAQAALDAAVAYANEREQFDQPIIEHQSIGQKLADMQTNVQASRLLTRDAARKNEDGVDPMSAAMAKYFASETAVDVANEAVQVHGGYGYTKDFPVERYYRDAKITTIYEGTSEIQKKIIARHLTE, encoded by the coding sequence ATGGAACTCACAGACGAGCAGGAACTCGTCCGCGACACCGTCCGGGAGTTCGTTGCGAACGAGGTCGGCGAGGACGTCCGGGAACTCGACGACCGCCAGGAGTTTCCCGAAGACATCTGGGACGGCCTCGCGGAACTGGACTTCACCGGGATGACCGTCCCCGAGGAGTACGGCGGCTTAGACGTCGACGAGGTCACCTACAGCATCGTCAACGAGGAACTGGCCTACGGCCACCTCGCGGTCGCGACCGCGCTGTCGGTCCACTGCCTTGCGACCTCCTGTATCCGGCAGTTCGGCTCCGAGGAACACAAAGCGAAGTGGCTCCCGGAGATGGTCGACGGCCGGCCCGTCGGCGCGTTCGCCCTCTCGGAACCCCACGCGGGTTCGAACCCCGCCGAGATGAACACCGAGGCACGACTCGACGAGGACGCCGGGGAGTACGTCGTCAACGGCAAGAAACAGTGGATCACGAACGGCGAGCGCGCCGGCGTCGTGATCCTGTTCGCCAAGACCGACCGCGACGACCCCGACACCGTCACCCAGTTCCTCGTCCCGAAAGACGTGGAGGGACTCGAGGTCGGCAAGAAAGAGGACAAACTCGGCCTGCGAGCCAGCGACACGACGACGCTTCTCTTCGACGACGTCCGCATTCCGGCCGAAAACCGGCTGACCGAGGTCGGCAAGGGACTCAAGGCCGCGTTCTCGATCCTCACGGGCGGCCGGATCGCCATCGCGAGCCAGGCTGTCGGCGTCGCACAGGCGGCCCTCGACGCCGCGGTCGCATACGCCAACGAGCGCGAGCAGTTCGACCAGCCGATCATCGAACACCAGTCGATCGGCCAAAAACTCGCGGATATGCAGACGAACGTCCAGGCATCCCGGCTGCTGACTCGAGACGCCGCCCGGAAGAACGAGGACGGCGTCGACCCGATGTCCGCGGCGATGGCGAAGTACTTCGCCAGCGAGACGGCCGTCGACGTGGCAAACGAGGCCGTCCAGGTCCACGGCGGCTACGGCTACACGAAGGACTTCCCGGTCGAACGCTACTACCGCGACGCCAAGATCACGACGATCTACGAGGGGACGAGCGAGATCCAGAAGAAGATCATCGCTCGCCATCTCACGGAGTAG